In Channa argus isolate prfri chromosome 15, Channa argus male v1.0, whole genome shotgun sequence, the DNA window GCTCAGTAAATATAATGGTTCCATAAACTTCACAAATTATATCACATTAGTTGACTACATTTAGCATAAGTATATTATAGGTTTAATGCAACCAGTAGGGGGCACAAGCCACTGTCTTCTGGTGCCTGTCAGACAACGCtagatggtggtgtgtaaaatgactttggTGGTGAgggagatgaagaggactaaggcagagaaCAGGAAAaagtggaagttgaaaaagcaAGAATTTCGTTTTCAGGGAGGGGTTGAGACAGGccctgggtggtcaggaggtgctttcagatgactggaccactacagctaatttgatcaggcaGACAGGTAGGATGGTACTCTGTGTGCCATCGAGAAAGAGGAAAggggacaaggagacttggtggtggaacaaggtcATTAgtgtatagagagaaagagtttaactaagaagaagacactgagaggactgaagagagtagacatgATTATGCAGCGTatggtagaggtggcaaaggtcaaacaaagacCATATGaagacttgtatgctaggtggGACAGGGGGAATTGGACaggttggtgaggcagagagatagaggtTGTACAGAAGGTTaaggtgattaaagataaggatgggaatgtattgacaggtgccaggaatGTGATGGGaaaatggaaggagaactttgaagaattgatgaatgaagaaaatgaaagagagtgaagagtagaagaggtgactgacGTGAAGCAGAAAGTAGCAAATATttgtaagagtgaagtgaggagggcgttgaagaggataaaaagtggaaaggcagttggtccttcttgtttgctctggtgatggacaggctgacagatgaggttagacaggaatctccatggactatgatgtttgcagatgacattgtgatttgtagtgagagcaggtggaggaaaatctagagaggtggaggtctgctctggaaaacagaggaatgaagcttagccgcagtaagacagaatacatgtgtgtgaatgagagggacccaggtggaacagtgaggttacagggagcagaggtgaagaaggtgcaggactttaagtacttagggtcaatggttcagagcaacggagagtgtggaaaagaggtgaagaggtgagtgcaggcaggttggaacgggtggagaaaagtgtcaggtgtgttgtgtgataaaagagtatcagcgagaatgaaaggaaaggtgttcaagacggtggtgagaccagagatgttgacttagagacagtggcactgaagaagagaaaggaggcagagctggatgtagaagatgttgaggttctctttgagAGTGACGAGCatagacaggatcaggaatgaggacatcagagggacagctcatgttagatgttttggagataaagtcagagaggccagattgaggtggtttggacatgttcagaggagaaactgtgaatatatgggagctgccaggcaggagaaTAAGaagatactgtatattataagTTTAGTGGATGATGAAGGGAGCAGGTGAGTTGTCCACAGGGAGTGTGAGGACATTGTATCTACAGATTTCACCTGGTTTATAAGCTGCTTGATAAATTTCTCCTGCTCTCCTTATTGTGTAAAGCTTCACCAATGTGGTATTCCTTCATAATTTGCTAACTATTCCTTTAAACTTCACCACTGCAAAGGTTTGTGACCATGCTCCTGATTTACGTGGCTTTGGGAGACTTATGgagaaaacattcatttaataaaTGGCTTTACATTGAGTATGTTGTGGATCTGGATCCAAAACTTTTCTACTGACAGGgttcaacaaaaacaacaacaaaaaaaaaaacaacaaaaaagttacattccatgtgttatttgtctttgtggtcAGCCCTTTAATGGCTCAGCTTACACTGAGTGAAACTGTCTTACAGGTGTATGAAAGGACTCAAATATTAGAACTCTTTATGGTACAAAGTGTACAAAGAAAACGATAGCCCTTTCCAGCTGGAGGATGACATAAAACCCTGTGTGTCTTCCTCAGGTCAGTTATCTGGAGAAGAAGGTTGCAGAGCTGGAAAGCGACAGTCTGGCCAATAGTGACCTTAAGTCTAAActcaaacaggaaaacacacatcttGTCCACAGgtaggaaaacaaacacactgggtCCTTGAAATATGGcttattagatttttaaaacaattgttcATGGCAGTTCACATTTTGATAGGTCAACAATTatgtgtaaaaattaaaatgacaaaaacctttttttgacTTTATAAGATGTGAAacagcattttataaaaaataaaccaccACTGAATATGAACTTACACATACATGTTGCAACAGTGATGCACATGTATTGTGGTGGGTCAGTTTACATTATGCTTGTAAACTAGAAAATCCTAGAAAGCACCATGGAAATTTATCACAAGAATTGCCAAAAAATAATATGCCCAAACATTTGACCATTCAGAtacagatgtgtaaaatgtaaataaatacagaatgcaatgattttcaaatctcttCACAAATTGTATTCACAACAGAACTTTAAAGAAAagatcagatgttgaaactgagaatttttaacatttcaaggAAAAGATtacctcattttgaatttgatcaCAGCAATATctgggtgatgtttaccattgtgtagcattcCTACTtctttaacaactgtctgtaaacgtctgggaagtgaggagaccggTTGCTGGAGTTTCAGGAGAGGAGTTTTGTCCCATTCCTGTCTGGTGCAGCATTCTAGCTGCTAAACAGTCCTGGCCTTtggttgctggattttttgttttataatgccTTTTCTaatggtgaaaggtctggactgcaggcaggccagttcagcagcTGGACTCTGCTCCTGCAAAGTCCTGCTGTTGTGATGgctgcagtatgtggtttagcattgtcttgctaaaatATGTAATGATGGGagtctaaaacctctatgtactttcagcattgatggtgcttTTCccgatgtgtaagctgcccacaccataggcactaatgcaaccccataccatcagagatacaGGCTTTTAAAcggtctgctgataacaagctggatagTCCATcacctctttagtccacaggacatgcTGTTTACAAAGAGAATTTTGAATTATCTGGCCAAAgaaccattttccatttttccttcttctttgcatgatacagctttaaacatacatttgtggattgcatgGTGACCTGTGTTGACACAcatgatttctggaagtgtttctgagcccatatggtgatgtccagtagagaatcctggtcacatgcatccagttttgacctttgactttgTCCCTTgaacacagagattcctcctgattctctaaattttttgattatattatatactgttgatcgtgggatcttcaaagagtttgcaattttacgttgaggaatattttctgaaattgttccacaattttttgctgcagtttgtcacagattggtgaacctctgcccatcttgacATTCGAGAGGCGCTGCCtgtctgaaatgctcctttcaTACCCAGTCATAtaactgacctgttgccaattaacttaattaagtgtcaaatgctcctccatttgtttttgatttgtggcaattacttttccaagATCCAAGatacttttttgagatgtgtcgcTGCCgttaaaatcaaaatgagctattttccatgaaatggaaacatttctcagtttatcttctattgtgaataaaatatgtgtggatgagatttgcaaatcattgtattgtgcttttatttacattttcacatcttccctatttttttgaaattgcggttgtatttgtttatttggtagGTATTCAGTTTTCACTTCTGTTATTTTGGCATCCcttttttataatgtaaaataattagcAATATGTTAACTGCATTTACTCCCActgtgtgtctgactctgcATATCAGGGTCCATGAACTGGAGGAGCAGGTGAAGGATGCAGAGGCAAGGGCGGATCAGAATCTCGAGGAGGAGATGAAGAGGCACCGGGAGGCTTACAGCAAAATGGAAAGGGAGAGAAACTCACAGATAGACCTTCTCTCTAACAAGTTACTACATCAGCAATATGTTAAAGATGAATTAACATGTTAATCATAATGCAGTCCTTGAAAGATGCTGTTGATGGGTTTGCTTCTGGCTccaagtcaaaaacaaaaaatttctAGTGCCCCTAGTTAAGCCGTGTATTACAAAACTGCAATGCCTGTCGGTCTTTCTGACTTGGGCGGGGATGTTTGTTGAACATCATACGTATTTCTCCCCACCCTTGTTTATAGTGCCCCTCTCTTTACTTTAAGCCGTCAAATAAAGGCAACATGGCCAAAACGTCCATaacttaataacatttttaagatttttaagcTCAACAAGAGGCGAcagtggtgcaggaggtagagcagttgtccattaATCCCCcagttgtttgtttgagttgctcccagtgagcgttggccagctgcatagcagctcccccaccgctGTGTGATAGTGAGTGCGGATGggttggaaaaaaacaatatgtaaaaaagccctatataagtgcagaccatttaccatttaagtgGTCCATGCTGTACACAACTGCTACAGCTAAACATCTTGGAGAAGGTTGCTGCTTCTCTCCATCTTGTCAGATCACCAAGTATCTTATTCCACAAAGTACAACCCAGGACATTTAAGAGTAAACATTTACTTTGACAGGGTCACTCAATAGATTCCCCCTTTTTCATTGTGATGTTTGGTTTTACCTACTGACCAAATGAACTATATGGTTTTCTGATTATCAATCTAGAGATTAAAGTTAGCTCCATACAGCTCCTTGCAAACACTACTGCAGAAAACGCTGAAACCAGCATCTTCACTGACTCTTTAATGACTTTGCAGTGCAAAGTCATTAAAGTTtcttgtaaatgtacattcatcTGTTCATTTGTCCACAGGTTGTAGTGGAGATGACATTGCCAAAACTAATAACTGAAGTCCTGTTAGATACTGtagtgacagtgtgtgtgtgtgtttgtgtgtgtgtgtgtgtgtgtgtgtgtgtgtgtgtatgtgcagagtACAGCAGCTAGAAGAAGACAATGGAGATATGAAGTTAAATGTGTGCAGACTGAAGTCTCAGACAGAGAAACTTGATCAGGTCAGTGTTTACTTTCTGAAAGCAGAATTTCAGTTTGTTACAATGTCGGTTTCATTGTTTGTAGCTGTAGCCATTGTGTGCATTGGTAATGTGACGTGATAATAACAAGTAGATGTGACCCCAAATACATGACGATTTAATCTAAAAATCCTGATTGCACCTGCcaattttaaagtcaaattatAGCAAAATTTGGGTCTGAGACATGGATTATTCCATTCTAGCTATAAGTGGATGCTCATTGTCTGAATGATTTTACATGCAACTGTGTCGTTTCTCGAGATATTCATCATCTATAGCATATATAGGTGTAAATATCAGCCTTTAAGTAACTCTTTTAATACAAGTTTTTAAATAACTCatgagtttaattttaaaatctctGTCCTATCACCCTTAGGATGTAAATTGAGGTCTAAGTTGAGTTGGTCTTATCCCGAGTCTATTCCCTTCACCAGCAACAGCATAATGCAATGTATATATCTATGCACATTTTTGAAagtacttacttttacttttaattcttACTTGTTTactattgtatttgtattatatgttgttggtgttatttaataaaatgattgtAAAAGGATAACAAAGcccaaaaaaccaaaaaataccgtaattaaatttattatatttgagcACACAATAATGTCTAagtctaattttattttactttcagcactaactgcctgacaaatctGTGGCATTCTACTAGTTTGAATGCAGACATTAAAGTGCGGATGCTCTTAAATTCATTGTCTATGTCCCTCCCAGGTCTTATTAAAATAAGATCATGACCAGCAAACCAATAGTATGACTTTAGATTTGCCTCTGTAGCTATAGTTAGAGTGACATTCTATTTTCCgtgtaaattaaaactaaaaatggtCAAACAAATGCCAAATGAAAATATGGATCattgagcaaaagaaaaaaaaaatgactgttaATAGGCAAGATTTAATAAATTagatttcattattaaaatttaGGGAAATTGctaataatatgtaataaaacTGCTCAGATCTGAGCATGCAGTTATATTTGCTTGAAGTAAGAACAAATCATAGTTGTCAAACAACCAGGACATTTAAGAGTAAACATTTACTTTGACAGGGTCACTCGATAGATTCCCCCCTTTTTCATTGTGATGTTTGGTTTTTACCTACTGACCTATTTTTCCTCTgacctaaaaaacaaacaaaccatgaaacaatgaaaccaacaaattaattattttgataaCTTTAACCAGGTGTTTCCTGTCCTCTTTCATTCTCAGGAGAAACAAAGGATGACCGATAAGCTAGAGGACACTAGTCTAAGGCTGAAAGATGAGATGGACCTTTACAGGAAGATAATGGATAAGCTGTGGCATAATCGCCATGATtttcagaaagagaaagactCTATGCAGGAGGTAAGGTAATCCAGCTAACTCTGCTGAGAAATGGAAAATAGTTTTAGGAGTCCACAGGCTGTGGACTGTAAATTTTAGTGGATCATAAATGCAGAGTCTGAATATATGAGGAACGTTGCATCCCCAAATTTAATTTTCGCATTTTTATTTACTAAGTAGATTTCAGTACAGACTGtccatacatttttcaaaatgcttcACTGCTTTGCATTTATGTTATAGATTGTCatttaaattgataaaattGGTTCTGGGTAGCACTGTGGTGGAATggttttaaaatagtttttatctTGGTTTCATTTTGGTCATCAATCTACTTATGACAAACCCTGAAAATAGTGTGTAATTATATGCAATGTCAACTATTTGTACTATACTTGGAATGCTGTGTAATAAAGTCAATGATAATTTTCCACACCATGGACAATAAACTATCGTAAACAGACTTAATTAATCTGCTCCTTGCAGCTTATCGATGACCTGCGCCGGGAGCTGGAGTATCTGCAGTTGTTTAAGCTGGAGATGGAGCATCCTGGAAAGGGAAAGGGGCTGTCTGAGTATAACACCAAGACCAGGGAGATTGAAATGGAACATGAAGTCAAGAGACTGAAGCAGGTTCACATGCACAGTCCACAAATGTTTATGTGCACTAAGTTCCACACATTGTGTATGACATTATTTGCCAGACATTCTGTTTCTTGCTCTCTGTTCAGCAGCTATTACATTATAAGAAATTGCAGCACTGCCCAGCCAATGAACAGTCACACACTATACTGTAGTTTGTTGGACTGCCTTTAGCTTTTGCTGTGGTATCATTTCAGTGAGCTTATGTAGCattgaaaagcatttttttcatctAGAGTTGCAGTCATTTTTCACCAGGCTCTTGTATTAATAATTGAAGAGTCTGACTACGAAGTAAATTCTCCTCTAGCACATCCCAGAGATCTTGGCTCTGTGGTCAAATTACTGGCTACAAACACTAGATTTCAAATAGGTGTTATTATAAGCAATATGACAAATCACGGGCATCCCAGTGATAGAGTGCTTAGTGCGGCTGCCTGCCAGCTGTGGCATTtccgtgtggagtttgcatgttctccctgtgcttgcatgggtttcttcgtggtactctggtttcccacagtccaaagacatgcatgtgagGCACATTTATGGGCCAAAGTACATGAGCGTTCATGGTACAGTAGATGatgcaaaaagaacaaaaagagtTTGTACTGCACAGTGTGGTCTCCCCATCACAGCAACAGAAAGGTTTGTCCAGAGTCTCCTCTTAAAAGGAAATGTTCTTTATTTGCTACCTTAGGAGAACTACAAGCTGCGAGATCAGAATGATGACCTTAATGCTCAGATTCTCAGTCTGAGTTTGTATGAGGCTAAGAATCTGTTTGCTTGTCAGACCAAGGCCCAGTGCCTGGCAGCCGAAATAGACAATGCATCCAGAGATGAGGTCAGTATGATGCTGCTGTTGGTCAATGGATAGATGTAATTACAATTTTTGAAATGAATGTTCTTCTAatgcatttctgtctgtgtgtccatcTCAGTTGGTAGATGCTTTAAAGGAGCAGGAGGAGATCAACCTGCGTCTGAGGCAGTACATGGACAAAATCATTCTGGCCATCCTCGACCATAACCCTTCTATTCTGGAGATCAAGAGTTAAATGCCACATACATCTGTTTTGCAGTATAATTGTGAGGGTCTTCTGATACTTCTCAGCCCTTACCTTGAAGTTATAATCCTTAAGATTTTTGTCCGGGTTGATTTGACAGTACACTCGGTTACTGGTGGGTAAAGGCAAGAGTAGTTTAATCCTATAGATCCCAGAATTTTGGGGGCAGCAGACACTTTTAACAGCTTTGAAATAAATCCATCTAAATATTATCcaaactgcttatcctgttaaatgtcactgtggtgctggaacctatcccagctgtcattggctaTTATCACAGAGCCACACATAGATGCCAGACAGctttgaaatacagtaaaagtacaactgGGAGCCAAATAAACTGATCttgttttac includes these proteins:
- the rab11fip4a gene encoding rab11 family-interacting protein 4A isoform X2, with amino-acid sequence MDSHSATSNRPSVTDNGYIYQNGVAKLGPPIIMCTQSYPECSVYGGCGADGECDMDSSAENGNSSDSLEPTHQDSHQICSASASIISGEEQFEDYGEGEDVDFTPSSPCPEDDTRTNGFSDLGSSLPSSAGQTPQKMRQLYNSELLDIYCSQCCKKVNLLNDLEARLRNLKANSPNRKISSTAFGRQLFQANHTAFGSSQGSSTEDLFTDSIDSCDLDITEKVSYLEKKVAELESDSLANSDLKSKLKQENTHLVHRVHELEEQVKDAEARADQNLEEEMKRHREAYSKMERERNSQIDLLSNKVQQLEEDNGDMKLNVCRLKSQTEKLDQEKQRMTDKLEDTSLRLKDEMDLYRKIMDKLWHNRHDFQKEKDSMQELIDDLRRELEYLQLFKLEMEHPGKGKGLSEYNTKTREIEMEHEVKRLKQENYKLRDQNDDLNAQILSLSLYEAKNLFACQTKAQCLAAEIDNASRDELVDALKEQEEINLRLRQYMDKIILAILDHNPSILEIKS